The following DNA comes from Burkholderia stabilis.
GTCGGTAATGATTCGTTATCCAGAGAAATCCATCCCTCGATGGTGGCGGTGCGTTCCAGCCCGCCGTTCTGCAATGCACCAGGTGCGAGACGCAGGTCGAACTGCGAGATGAACGAGCGCATCGGATCGGGGATCGCCAGCGTGTCGATGCTCACGCACGAGCGATAAGGCGTGGCCGGCAGCTGCGGTCCCGCGCAGTGCGACGCCGTGGCGCCGGTCGTCCGGGAGAAGTCGCTGAACGTCGCCACGTAGAACGCCTTGAGTTCGCCTTCCTGTATCAGCGACAACGTCGCGCGCGACAGGCTTTTCGTCGATCCCAGTTCGACGATGCGGGCCGTTGCAGGGCCGGAAACGGGATGGCCGAGAAAACTCGCGTTGATCGACAGCAGGTCGGGGTGCGCGCTTCGGCCGGCGAGCGTCTCGGCTGCCAGCCGCGTGAGGTAGCCCCCGTTCGGATAGCCGAGGACGTTGAATCGAGACGAGATATCGACGGGTATTTCCACGCAGGCGCCTGACATTCCTGTTCCTGTGAAGCCATGCCCCGTCGACGGGATGGGGAATCGAATTGAGCGGCACGCGCACCGCGACGTGCACGCGAGTCGCTACCGCGCATGGGTTGCCGTGATCGAGCGTGTGAATGCCATGCGGCAATGCCATTGCCGGCGGATCGATGCGATTTCTTGCGAGGATTCGCGACCGCGAGCATAGCGGGCACGTGCGCCGCATTGAAGTTTATTTTGTGAATCGGCATGCATTCGTGCGATGAATGACCTGCTTCGCGCATCGTCGTCCGCACGCGTCAGACGGTCCTCCGAAGGCAGGGTAATCCCCCGTCTTTTTTTTATTTTGGTTATATGTATCATGACCTACGTTTGTCACATATTCCTACAAATGGATTGCGTGGTTCGTCGACTTGCCTTGCGCTACGAGCGGGGCGGGAGTAACGGCCGCACTCCGATCGGTCTGGAACGACGTGCCGAACGGGCCGCCTATCGTTCGTCATCCTGATGGACGGCTCCCGAGCGACTTTCATTGCAGTAGCCAAGACAAAATGCCAAAGAAGTCTTTCCCCAATGGAGCAGCCGATTTGCATCGGAGGCAGTGGCTCAAGTATGCGGGCGCGTCAGCCGCCGCCGTGGGCACGCTTGCGATCGGCGCGCGGCAGGCGAGCGCCGGCGAAGGCGACACGTCCGGCACGCCGGGCGACGTGCTCGACGTGGTCATCATCGGCGCGGGGCTGGCCGGACTGACGGCCGCGCGCGACTTGCGACAGGCCGGTTGCGAATCGTTTGTGGTGCTCGAGGCGCGCGACCGCGTCGGCGGCCGGACCCTCAACTACAACGTGGAAGGCGGATTTGTCACCGAGGTCGGCGGCCAATGGATCGGACCGGGTCAGACCGCCGTCGCCGATCTCGCCCGCGAGCTGGAGATCGGCACGTTCCCGAGTTACTACGAAGGCAAGACG
Coding sequences within:
- a CDS encoding thioesterase family protein is translated as MSGACVEIPVDISSRFNVLGYPNGGYLTRLAAETLAGRSAHPDLLSINASFLGHPVSGPATARIVELGSTKSLSRATLSLIQEGELKAFYVATFSDFSRTTGATASHCAGPQLPATPYRSCVSIDTLAIPDPMRSFISQFDLRLAPGALQNGGLERTATIEGWISLDNESLPTLASLTLFADAFPPPIYNVIDRAEWGSVPTIEYAVHLKAAPGPGPIHARFLTKDVRHGLLVIDGELRDTGGQLVAESRQLAKFRGTLGNRPRAS